In Arthrobacter alpinus, a single window of DNA contains:
- a CDS encoding lysophospholipid acyltransferase family protein: MALYDLTRVLTRGTISTLCRPTVEGLENVPVNGPFIVAPNHLSFFDSVIVQALTPRPVSFFAKAEYFTGKGVKGKLMKQFFESVHSIPVERGEQAASVQALKTLLEILGRNEGVGIYPEGTRSRDGILYRGRTGVGWLALTTGAPVVPVGMIGTEKLQPAGSKGFKPAKFTLRFGKPLYFEKTGPDHSLPARRHVTDTIMDAIAELTGQERSPKYNQSPSVE; this comes from the coding sequence GTGGCGCTCTATGACCTGACCCGGGTATTGACCCGAGGAACCATCAGTACGCTATGCCGCCCCACGGTGGAAGGTCTTGAGAACGTCCCCGTCAACGGGCCATTCATTGTGGCGCCCAACCACCTGTCGTTCTTTGACTCGGTGATTGTGCAGGCGCTGACGCCACGGCCGGTTTCTTTCTTTGCCAAGGCCGAATACTTCACCGGCAAGGGCGTCAAAGGCAAGCTCATGAAGCAGTTCTTTGAATCCGTGCACTCCATTCCGGTGGAACGCGGCGAGCAGGCAGCCAGCGTGCAGGCGCTGAAGACGCTTCTGGAAATTCTGGGACGCAATGAAGGCGTGGGCATTTACCCCGAAGGTACCCGTTCCCGCGACGGCATCCTTTACCGTGGCAGGACGGGTGTGGGTTGGCTGGCACTGACCACGGGCGCACCCGTAGTACCGGTCGGCATGATCGGCACCGAAAAGTTGCAACCCGCCGGCAGCAAGGGGTTCAAACCAGCCAAGTTCACGCTGCGCTTCGGCAAGCCGCTGTACTTTGAGAAGACGGGGCCGGATCATTCCCTGCCGGCCCGTCGTCACGTCACGGACACCATCATGGATGCCATCGCCGAGCTGACCGGCCAGGAACGCAGCCCCAAGTACAACCAGAGCCCCAGCGTCGAGTGA
- a CDS encoding HAD hydrolase-like protein, whose translation MTTVSPTLAHDGLLRDAPEAGSPRSAVLFDLDGTLVDPAGGITGGIAHALSAMDLPVPEAEVLAAMIGPKLADALISLVDVPSDKVDEVIAVYRQWYAGQGMAMSQLYPGIKTLLAQLRASGVALAVATQKPEPLAKKLLAHHGIDEYFHVIRGSHADETLKPGDADYRPGKAEIIAAALRDVSLLSADATQLPAVMVGDRHQDVDGARSNGLDCIGVAWGFAAEGELAAAGVSVVVHSTVELAAELAGLDGSETALNSGKGVRGAL comes from the coding sequence GTGACTACTGTTTCCCCCACCCTCGCTCATGACGGCCTGCTTCGGGACGCCCCGGAGGCCGGCAGCCCCCGCAGCGCCGTTCTCTTTGACCTTGACGGAACCCTCGTTGACCCTGCAGGTGGCATTACAGGTGGTATTGCCCATGCCCTGAGCGCCATGGACCTGCCCGTGCCGGAGGCCGAGGTGCTTGCGGCCATGATCGGCCCGAAACTTGCCGATGCGCTGATCAGCCTTGTTGACGTACCCTCAGACAAGGTCGATGAGGTCATTGCCGTGTACCGGCAGTGGTACGCGGGCCAAGGCATGGCCATGTCGCAGCTTTACCCGGGCATCAAGACACTCTTGGCACAGCTGAGGGCCAGTGGCGTTGCCTTGGCAGTTGCCACACAAAAGCCCGAGCCGCTGGCTAAAAAGCTGTTGGCCCATCACGGGATCGATGAGTACTTCCACGTCATCCGCGGCTCCCACGCCGATGAAACCCTCAAGCCCGGCGACGCGGACTACCGCCCGGGCAAGGCGGAAATAATCGCTGCCGCCCTGCGCGACGTGTCGCTCCTATCCGCAGACGCCACCCAACTGCCCGCAGTGATGGTGGGGGACAGGCACCAGGACGTGGACGGAGCCCGCAGCAACGGCCTTGATTGCATCGGCGTTGCGTGGGGATTTGCCGCCGAAGGTGAGCTGGCGGCGGCAGGAGTTTCCGTCGTCGTGCATTCCACGGTGGAACTGGCAGCCGAACTGGCTGGTCTGGACGGTTCGGAGACCGCTCTGAACTCAGGAAAGGGAGTCCGTGGCGCTCTATGA
- the uvrA gene encoding excinuclease ABC subunit UvrA — protein MAQSVTPEIALKRPDLSRLVVKGAREHNLRNVDLDLPRDAMIVFTGLSGSGKSSLAFDTIFAEGQRRYVESLSAYARQFLGQVDKPDVDFIEGLSPAVSIDQKSTSKNPRSTVGTITEIYDYMRLLWARVGTAHCPVCGEPIAKQTPQQIVDQLLEMPDGTRFQILAPVVRDRKGEFVDLFRELTAKGYSRAKVDGEQVQLSDPPKLKKTFKHTIEVVVDRLVVKEGIQQRLTDSVETALGLAEGRVLAELVDLAEDDAGRIRSFSENLACPNEHPLAIDEIEPRSFSFNNPFGACNACSGIGTKLEVDEELVVPNPFLSLREGAIAPWSLGTATTEYWNRLLEGLSTELDFKMETPWNKLDTDTRTAILYGKDHKVVVQYKNRFGRERKYSTGFEGAVQYIQRKHIETESDSARDRYEEYMRQIPCPSCGGARLNPASLSVLINGKSIAEVCAMSMRDCFEFLSNLVLTGREAQIASQVLKEIQARLRFLLDVGLEYLNLERASATLSGGEAQRIRLATQIGSGLVGVLYVLDEPSIGLHQRDNRRLIETLTRLRDLGNTLIVVEHDEDTIKEADWIVDIGPGAGEHGGEVVHSGSLEELLANTRSLTGDYLSGRKSIALPAKRRKYDKKRELTVVGARENNLLNIDVKFPLGVLTAVTGVSGSGKSTLVNEILYKVLANKLNGAKQVAGRHLRVDGLEHLDKVVHVDQSPIGRTPRSNPATYTGVFDNIRKLFAETNESKMRGYQPGRFSFNVKGGRCEACTGDGTLKIEMNFLPDVYVPCEVCHGARYNRETLEVHYKGKSIADVLNMPIEEGADFFAAFTPIARHLRTLVDVGLGYVRLGQASTTLSGGEAQRVKLAAELQKRSNGRSIYVLDEPTTGLHFEDIRKLLLVLQGLVDKGNTVIVIEHNLDVIKSSDWIVDLGPDGGTGGGRVIATGTPEKVAKSDESYTATFLREVLDA, from the coding sequence ATGGCCCAGTCTGTAACCCCCGAAATTGCCCTAAAGCGCCCGGATTTGTCCCGCCTTGTGGTCAAGGGAGCCCGTGAGCACAACCTGCGCAACGTGGATCTCGACTTGCCGCGCGATGCCATGATCGTTTTCACTGGCCTCTCCGGTTCGGGCAAGTCGTCGCTCGCGTTTGACACCATCTTTGCCGAAGGCCAGCGCCGCTATGTGGAATCGCTGTCCGCCTACGCGCGGCAGTTCCTTGGCCAGGTGGACAAGCCTGACGTTGACTTCATCGAGGGTCTGTCCCCGGCCGTTTCCATCGATCAGAAATCGACGTCGAAAAACCCGCGGTCCACGGTGGGCACCATCACCGAGATCTATGACTACATGCGTCTGCTCTGGGCGCGCGTTGGCACGGCGCACTGCCCTGTGTGCGGCGAGCCCATCGCGAAGCAGACCCCGCAGCAGATTGTGGACCAGCTCCTCGAGATGCCCGACGGCACCCGTTTCCAGATTCTGGCGCCGGTTGTGCGGGATCGCAAAGGCGAGTTCGTTGACTTGTTCAGGGAACTGACAGCAAAGGGTTACTCGCGTGCCAAGGTCGACGGCGAACAGGTGCAGTTGAGCGATCCGCCCAAGCTCAAGAAAACGTTCAAGCACACCATCGAGGTGGTGGTTGACCGGCTCGTGGTCAAGGAAGGCATTCAGCAGCGCCTCACAGATTCAGTGGAGACGGCCCTGGGTCTTGCCGAGGGTCGCGTTCTTGCCGAACTCGTTGACCTTGCCGAGGATGATGCCGGCCGCATCCGCTCCTTCTCCGAGAACCTGGCCTGCCCCAACGAACATCCGCTGGCCATCGATGAGATCGAGCCGCGTTCCTTCTCCTTCAACAACCCCTTTGGCGCCTGCAACGCCTGCAGCGGCATCGGCACGAAGCTGGAGGTTGACGAGGAACTGGTAGTTCCAAACCCCTTCCTCTCACTGCGTGAGGGTGCCATCGCGCCGTGGTCCCTGGGCACCGCCACCACGGAATACTGGAACCGGCTCCTTGAAGGGCTCTCAACGGAGCTGGACTTCAAAATGGAGACCCCGTGGAACAAGCTGGACACGGACACCCGGACCGCCATCCTGTACGGCAAGGACCACAAGGTCGTTGTCCAGTACAAGAACCGTTTTGGTCGTGAACGCAAGTACAGCACGGGTTTCGAAGGCGCCGTACAGTACATCCAGCGCAAGCACATCGAGACCGAATCCGATTCGGCCCGTGACCGCTACGAAGAATACATGCGGCAGATTCCGTGCCCGTCCTGTGGTGGTGCACGCCTGAATCCGGCATCTTTGTCCGTCCTGATCAACGGCAAGTCCATTGCCGAGGTCTGCGCCATGTCCATGCGCGACTGCTTCGAGTTCCTGTCCAACCTGGTGCTTACTGGCCGCGAGGCCCAGATCGCCAGCCAGGTGCTCAAGGAAATCCAGGCGCGCCTGCGCTTCCTGCTCGACGTTGGCCTTGAATATTTGAACCTCGAACGTGCGTCGGCAACACTGTCCGGAGGCGAGGCACAGCGCATCCGCCTTGCCACCCAGATCGGTTCAGGCCTTGTTGGCGTGCTGTACGTTCTCGATGAGCCGTCCATCGGCCTGCATCAGCGGGACAATCGCCGCCTCATTGAGACCCTGACGCGTCTGCGCGACCTCGGCAACACCTTGATTGTGGTGGAGCATGATGAGGACACCATCAAGGAAGCCGACTGGATCGTCGATATTGGCCCCGGTGCCGGTGAACACGGCGGCGAGGTGGTGCACTCCGGTTCCCTGGAAGAGTTGCTGGCCAACACTCGATCGCTGACAGGGGATTACCTGTCTGGACGCAAGAGCATTGCGCTGCCGGCCAAGCGCCGCAAATACGACAAAAAGCGTGAGCTCACGGTGGTTGGGGCACGCGAAAACAACCTCCTGAACATTGATGTGAAGTTCCCGCTCGGCGTCCTCACGGCCGTGACCGGTGTGAGCGGCTCCGGCAAGTCCACCCTGGTCAACGAGATCCTCTACAAGGTCCTGGCCAACAAGCTCAACGGTGCAAAGCAGGTGGCCGGACGGCACCTGCGCGTGGACGGGCTCGAACACCTCGACAAGGTGGTGCACGTGGACCAGAGCCCCATCGGCCGCACACCGCGCTCCAACCCTGCAACGTACACGGGCGTGTTCGACAACATCCGCAAGCTCTTTGCCGAGACAAATGAATCCAAGATGCGCGGCTACCAGCCGGGCCGCTTCTCCTTCAACGTCAAGGGCGGGCGCTGTGAAGCCTGCACCGGTGATGGCACGCTGAAGATTGAAATGAACTTCCTGCCGGACGTTTACGTCCCCTGCGAGGTGTGCCACGGTGCCCGGTACAACCGGGAAACGCTCGAGGTCCACTACAAGGGCAAGTCCATCGCCGATGTGCTCAACATGCCCATCGAGGAAGGCGCTGACTTCTTCGCCGCCTTCACCCCGATAGCCCGGCACCTGCGCACGCTGGTCGACGTCGGACTTGGTTACGTCAGGCTGGGGCAGGCCTCCACCACGCTCTCCGGCGGCGAGGCGCAACGCGTGAAGCTGGCAGCGGAACTGCAGAAGCGCTCGAACGGCCGGAGCATCTATGTCCTCGACGAGCCCACCACGGGCCTGCACTTTGAGGACATCCGCAAACTCCTGTTGGTACTGCAGGGGCTGGTGGACAAAGGCAACACGGTAATCGTGATTGAACATAACCTTGACGTCATCAAGAGCTCCGACTGGATCGTGGATCTGGGGCCTGACGGAGGCACCGGCGGTGGGCGGGTCATCGCAACCGGCACCCCCGAAAAGGTTGCCAAGAGCGATGAAAGCTACACGGCCACGTTCCTGCGCGAGGTCCTCGACGCCTGA
- a CDS encoding GntR family transcriptional regulator produces MNAMDVMMRRWRLDTESSVPPFEQIRLRILDLASAGDLAVGTKLPSVRSLATDLGVAANTVARAYRELEQAGVVVTAGRSGTAIASGGDVIAAQVASAAEAFAAVVRDLGMPAAQALRIVTAALDRS; encoded by the coding sequence ATGAATGCCATGGATGTCATGATGCGCCGCTGGCGTCTCGATACAGAATCCAGTGTGCCGCCGTTTGAACAGATCCGGTTGCGAATCCTTGACCTGGCCTCGGCCGGGGACCTGGCCGTGGGAACCAAACTTCCCTCGGTGCGCTCCTTGGCCACGGACCTGGGTGTTGCGGCCAACACGGTTGCGCGAGCATATCGCGAACTTGAGCAGGCGGGTGTTGTTGTCACAGCCGGTCGCAGTGGCACGGCCATAGCGTCCGGTGGCGACGTGATTGCCGCTCAGGTGGCGAGTGCCGCAGAAGCGTTTGCCGCCGTCGTTCGAGACCTGGGGATGCCAGCGGCTCAGGCCCTGCGGATCGTGACGGCGGCATTGGACCGCAGCTAG
- a CDS encoding ABC transporter ATP-binding protein, translating to MTMMGARGGRGGPPQKAVSFGPSLKRIIRLMAPDKVRIVAVIAMAAVSVGLSVVAPKILGHATDIIFDGVVGKMLEQFPAGTTKEQAVAALRASGQGQLADMLAAMNVVPGQGLDLTALGAVLLTVLGLYLVAFFFNWSQGFITAGIVQRSMFRLRRDIEEKLDRLPMQHFQQESRGDVLSRVTNDIDNFSQTLNQTLTQILISTLTVCGVLGMMFSISPLLAGISVLAVPLIAGLTFLVAKRSQVQFAAQWKSTGDLNGHVEEMFTGHEIVKAFGQQQAAIEKFRENNDRLYESSAKAQFISGIIMPGTNFVSNLNYVVVAVLGGIQVAQGALTIGSVQAFIQYSRQFSQPMAQLAGMINLLQSGVASAERVFDLLDAQEQSPDYSPAAQLAEPAGRVVFDHVNFSYTPGEPLIKDLSLVAEPGETVAIVGPTGAGKTTLVNLLMRFYEIDSGTITVDGVNTAHLTREDLRSQFGMVLQDAWLFGGTIRDNLAYGRLGATEEEIIQAAEATHVDHFVRSLPDGYDTVLTEDGGGLSQGQRQLMTIARAWIANPGILILDEATSSVDTRTEVMIRQAMNKLRANRTSFVIAHRLSTIRDADLILVMDQGRIIEQGSHDVLLAHRGFYYDLYMSQFGDPLVEEASTV from the coding sequence ATGACCATGATGGGTGCGCGTGGTGGTCGCGGAGGGCCGCCGCAAAAAGCAGTGTCGTTCGGGCCCAGCCTCAAGCGGATCATACGGCTCATGGCGCCGGACAAGGTGCGCATTGTTGCCGTCATAGCCATGGCTGCGGTCTCGGTGGGCCTGTCAGTGGTGGCGCCGAAGATCCTTGGACATGCCACCGACATCATCTTCGATGGTGTTGTCGGCAAAATGTTGGAGCAGTTCCCGGCCGGCACCACGAAGGAGCAGGCCGTTGCTGCCCTGCGTGCCAGTGGCCAGGGTCAACTTGCCGACATGCTCGCGGCCATGAACGTGGTGCCCGGCCAGGGCTTGGATCTCACGGCACTGGGGGCCGTTCTTTTGACAGTCCTGGGTCTTTATCTGGTGGCGTTCTTCTTCAACTGGTCGCAAGGATTCATTACGGCCGGGATAGTTCAACGGTCCATGTTCCGGCTGCGCCGGGACATCGAGGAGAAGCTTGACCGCTTGCCCATGCAGCACTTTCAACAGGAGTCCCGCGGCGATGTGCTCTCGCGCGTGACGAATGACATTGACAACTTCTCCCAAACACTCAACCAAACGCTGACGCAGATCCTGATTTCCACCTTGACGGTGTGTGGTGTGTTGGGCATGATGTTTTCGATTTCCCCGCTGCTGGCCGGTATTTCCGTGTTGGCAGTTCCCCTGATTGCCGGCTTGACGTTCTTGGTCGCCAAGCGCTCACAGGTGCAGTTCGCTGCTCAGTGGAAGAGCACGGGGGATCTCAATGGCCACGTTGAGGAGATGTTCACGGGGCATGAAATTGTGAAGGCATTTGGCCAGCAGCAGGCGGCCATTGAAAAGTTCCGGGAAAACAATGACCGCCTGTACGAGTCCAGCGCCAAGGCGCAGTTCATCTCCGGCATCATCATGCCCGGGACCAACTTTGTCTCAAACCTCAACTATGTGGTGGTTGCCGTGTTGGGCGGCATTCAGGTGGCGCAGGGCGCGCTCACCATTGGTAGCGTTCAGGCCTTTATCCAGTATTCGAGGCAGTTCAGCCAGCCCATGGCCCAGTTGGCAGGCATGATCAACCTTTTGCAATCGGGTGTGGCCTCGGCCGAGCGTGTCTTTGACCTGCTGGATGCGCAGGAGCAAAGCCCCGATTACAGCCCTGCCGCGCAACTGGCGGAGCCCGCCGGCCGTGTGGTGTTTGACCATGTCAATTTTTCCTACACGCCGGGCGAGCCCCTGATCAAGGACTTGTCCCTTGTGGCGGAGCCGGGCGAGACGGTGGCGATAGTTGGCCCTACCGGTGCCGGCAAGACCACGCTGGTGAACCTCTTGATGCGGTTCTACGAGATCGATTCTGGCACCATCACAGTGGATGGCGTCAACACGGCGCACCTGACACGCGAGGATTTGCGGAGCCAATTTGGCATGGTCCTGCAGGATGCGTGGCTCTTTGGCGGAACCATCAGGGACAACCTGGCCTATGGCAGGCTTGGCGCCACCGAGGAAGAGATCATTCAGGCGGCAGAGGCCACCCACGTTGACCACTTTGTTCGGTCACTTCCCGATGGCTATGACACGGTGCTGACGGAGGACGGCGGCGGGCTCAGTCAGGGGCAACGCCAGCTCATGACGATTGCCAGGGCGTGGATCGCCAACCCCGGAATCTTGATCCTTGACGAGGCCACAAGCTCTGTGGATACCCGCACCGAGGTTATGATCCGCCAAGCCATGAACAAACTTCGTGCCAACCGGACCAGCTTCGTGATCGCCCACCGGCTCTCCACCATTCGTGATGCGGACCTGATCCTCGTCATGGACCAGGGCCGGATCATCGAGCAGGGCAGCCATGACGTGCTGTTGGCTCACAGGGGTTTCTATTACGATCTATACATGTCACAGTTTGGTGACCCATTGGTGGAAGAGGCGAGCACGGTATGA
- a CDS encoding ABC transporter ATP-binding protein, which produces MLFRLIARNLAPHKGPLIAIVVLQFLSTIATLYLPTLNADIIDDGVVKGRIDVIMNLGLLMLLITAGQVVCAIAATYLSARLAMGVGRAIRRDLFDKVETFSSQEVGIIGAPSLITRTTNDVQQVQMLTLMSFTMMVMAPIMCVGGIVLAMAQDVPLSGLLLVILPVLVIAIGLIVRVLVPTFRKVQSQLDDINGVLREQITGISVIRAFGRRDYEAERFATANGALTASQLRTGRLLSLMFPTIFFVVNVTSVGVLWFGGQRIDAGQMQIGALTAFLSYIMQILMSVMMAMFMFMMIPRAAVSAERIMEVLDTESSVIDAPNAISVARLDGVLRVSDAAFSYPGAQDPVLSGVSFSAAPGTTTAIIGSTGSGKSTLVNLIPRLLDSTAGTVELGGHDIKTLTLSSLRGSIGLVPQRAYLFAGTVASNVRMGNPQATDQQVWQALETAQAADFVRGMPEGLDAPIEQGGSNVSGGQRQRLCIARAIAAGPSVYLFDDSFSALDYVTDAKLRAALKPVTRDAAVLVVAQRVGTIKDADNILVLDEGRLVGQGTHETLLETCPTYQEIVTSQLSSDDSQGEPELNGQGSPA; this is translated from the coding sequence GTGCTGTTTCGCTTGATTGCCCGCAACCTCGCCCCGCACAAGGGGCCGCTGATTGCCATTGTTGTGCTGCAGTTCCTCTCGACTATCGCCACGTTGTACCTTCCAACACTCAACGCGGACATCATCGATGACGGTGTGGTGAAGGGTCGAATCGACGTCATCATGAACCTTGGCCTGTTGATGCTTCTGATCACGGCCGGGCAGGTTGTCTGCGCCATCGCGGCGACCTACCTCAGTGCGCGGTTGGCCATGGGTGTTGGCCGGGCCATTCGACGCGACCTGTTTGACAAGGTTGAGACGTTTTCATCCCAGGAAGTGGGCATCATCGGAGCGCCGTCACTGATCACGCGCACCACCAACGACGTCCAGCAGGTTCAAATGCTGACCCTGATGTCGTTCACCATGATGGTCATGGCGCCGATCATGTGCGTTGGCGGGATCGTTTTGGCGATGGCGCAGGATGTTCCCCTGTCCGGATTGTTGCTGGTGATCCTGCCGGTGCTGGTCATCGCCATCGGACTGATCGTCCGCGTTCTGGTCCCCACCTTCCGCAAAGTGCAGAGTCAGCTGGATGACATCAACGGAGTTCTTCGTGAACAAATCACCGGCATCAGCGTCATTCGGGCGTTCGGCCGCCGCGATTACGAGGCCGAGCGCTTCGCCACCGCCAACGGCGCCCTCACAGCCTCGCAACTGAGAACCGGCCGGCTCCTCTCGCTCATGTTCCCCACGATCTTCTTTGTGGTCAATGTGACCAGCGTGGGAGTGCTCTGGTTTGGCGGGCAGCGCATCGACGCCGGTCAAATGCAGATTGGCGCGCTCACAGCATTCCTGAGCTACATCATGCAAATCCTCATGTCCGTCATGATGGCCATGTTTATGTTCATGATGATTCCTCGCGCAGCCGTCAGTGCCGAACGCATCATGGAAGTACTGGACACCGAATCCAGCGTGATTGACGCGCCGAATGCCATTTCGGTGGCCAGGCTCGACGGCGTCCTTCGGGTGAGCGACGCCGCCTTCAGTTACCCCGGCGCGCAGGATCCGGTCCTTTCTGGTGTCAGTTTCTCTGCTGCGCCGGGAACCACGACGGCGATCATTGGCTCAACCGGCAGCGGCAAGTCAACGCTGGTGAACCTCATACCCAGATTGCTGGACTCCACCGCAGGGACGGTCGAGTTGGGTGGCCACGACATAAAGACCTTGACCCTATCCTCCTTGCGAGGTTCGATCGGTCTGGTGCCGCAAAGGGCCTATCTATTTGCCGGAACCGTAGCCAGCAATGTCCGCATGGGAAATCCGCAGGCCACAGACCAGCAAGTCTGGCAGGCCCTGGAGACGGCCCAGGCCGCTGATTTTGTGCGCGGAATGCCAGAGGGACTGGATGCGCCCATCGAACAGGGCGGCTCCAATGTCTCGGGTGGTCAGCGCCAACGCCTATGCATTGCCCGCGCCATCGCCGCAGGGCCGTCGGTTTACCTCTTCGATGACAGTTTCTCGGCGTTGGACTATGTAACGGACGCCAAACTGAGGGCAGCACTCAAGCCCGTGACACGGGACGCTGCCGTCCTCGTGGTTGCTCAACGGGTCGGCACCATCAAGGACGCGGACAATATTTTGGTGCTGGATGAAGGACGCCTGGTGGGGCAGGGCACCCATGAAACTTTGCTGGAAACGTGCCCCACCTATCAGGAGATCGTCACCTCACAGTTAAGCAGTGATGATTCTCAAGGAGAACCAGAACTCAACGGACAAGGGAGCCCGGCATGA
- a CDS encoding PIG-L deacetylase family protein: protein MSELLEFPQNWDRALVLVAHPDDPEYGMAAAVAEWIGAGKHVSYVLATRGEAGIAGLAPAESAPLRSLEQENACAKVGVSDLVFLDHPDGRIEEGVALRRDLAREIRRVRPDLVLTLNHRDEWGPGRWNSADHRAVGRAVLDAVGDADNEWIFPELLTEGLPRHKTRWVAVMSPRPTHAQPVSSASIEKAVASLAEHARYLQMLTDEPVEEQARKQTQMVTAGGVVAFELYG from the coding sequence ATGAGCGAACTCTTGGAATTTCCGCAGAACTGGGACCGGGCTCTGGTGCTGGTGGCCCATCCCGACGACCCCGAGTATGGGATGGCGGCCGCCGTCGCCGAGTGGATCGGGGCCGGCAAGCATGTCAGCTACGTCCTGGCAACGCGTGGCGAAGCTGGAATCGCAGGTCTTGCGCCGGCTGAATCCGCACCGCTGCGATCCCTGGAACAGGAAAATGCCTGCGCCAAGGTCGGCGTTTCGGATCTGGTGTTTCTAGACCATCCCGACGGGCGGATCGAGGAAGGCGTGGCGCTGCGGCGGGACCTGGCCCGGGAAATCCGGCGTGTCCGGCCAGACCTGGTGCTGACCTTGAACCACCGCGATGAATGGGGCCCGGGCCGGTGGAACTCCGCAGATCACCGCGCCGTGGGCAGGGCCGTGCTGGACGCCGTGGGGGACGCAGACAATGAATGGATCTTCCCCGAGCTGTTGACGGAGGGACTGCCACGGCACAAGACGCGCTGGGTCGCCGTCATGTCCCCGCGGCCCACCCACGCCCAGCCCGTGTCGTCGGCCAGCATCGAGAAGGCTGTGGCCTCGCTGGCCGAACACGCCCGATACCTGCAGATGCTCACGGACGAGCCGGTGGAGGAACAAGCCAGGAAACAGACGCAGATGGTGACGGCCGGTGGTGTTGTGGCCTTTGAACTGTATGGATAG
- a CDS encoding trans-aconitate 2-methyltransferase, whose translation MSDQQFLWEPAKYVEFADFRNRPFFDLMSRITASAPRTVVDLGCGPGNLTATLAQRWPSAQVLGLDSSAAMVNEAQKLTSQNDAGPTSSVSPHTASGLSFAQKDITAWRPDDSTDVVVSNAALQWVPTHRELMVDWLVAMRPGAWLGVQVPGNFGAPSHVLMRELADSPRWRKQLDGVLRHNDAVGEPAEYQELFLRAGARVEVWETTYNQLLRGENPVLEWVRGTGLRPVLAALGPADSKFFEQEYAALVAKAYPAGDYGTIFPFRRIFMAGEKQ comes from the coding sequence ATGAGTGATCAACAGTTTCTTTGGGAACCGGCCAAGTACGTTGAATTCGCTGATTTCCGCAATCGGCCGTTCTTTGACCTGATGTCCCGGATCACTGCGTCCGCGCCCCGCACCGTGGTTGACCTCGGCTGTGGGCCGGGCAATCTCACCGCGACCCTGGCGCAGCGCTGGCCATCCGCGCAGGTGCTGGGCCTGGACAGTTCCGCGGCCATGGTCAACGAGGCGCAAAAACTCACGTCCCAGAACGACGCCGGCCCAACCTCGAGTGTCTCACCCCACACTGCATCGGGGCTTTCCTTTGCGCAGAAGGACATCACGGCCTGGCGGCCCGATGATTCCACGGACGTGGTGGTCTCCAATGCCGCATTGCAATGGGTTCCCACCCACCGGGAACTCATGGTGGACTGGCTCGTGGCCATGCGCCCTGGTGCGTGGCTGGGGGTGCAGGTGCCCGGGAACTTTGGGGCGCCGTCGCACGTCCTTATGCGTGAGTTGGCCGACAGCCCGCGGTGGCGCAAACAACTGGACGGGGTGCTGCGGCACAATGATGCCGTGGGTGAGCCAGCCGAATATCAGGAGCTGTTCCTGCGGGCCGGCGCCAGAGTTGAGGTGTGGGAAACCACCTACAACCAGCTCCTTCGGGGAGAAAACCCCGTGCTGGAATGGGTCCGCGGCACAGGACTGCGGCCGGTGTTGGCTGCCCTGGGGCCGGCCGACAGCAAATTCTTTGAGCAGGAATACGCGGCGCTGGTGGCGAAGGCCTATCCGGCAGGCGACTATGGGACGATCTTTCCCTTCCGCAGAATCTTCATGGCAGGAGAAAAACAATGA